The following are from one region of the Ochotona princeps isolate mOchPri1 chromosome 4, mOchPri1.hap1, whole genome shotgun sequence genome:
- the TIMM10B gene encoding mitochondrial import inner membrane translocase subunit Tim10 B, giving the protein MEQQQLHQQQLRNLRDFLLVYNRMTELCFQRCVPSLHHRALDAEEEACLHNCAGKLIHSNHRLMAAYVQLMPALVQRRIADYEAASAVPGVAAQQPPVSPSGS; this is encoded by the exons ATGGAGCAACAGCAGCTTCACCAGCAGCAACTTCGGAAC CTGCGGGACTTCCTGTTGGTCTACAATCGGATGACGGAGCTCTGCTTCCAGCGCTGTGTTCCCAGCCTACACCACCGAGCCCTGGACGCGGAGGAG GAGGCCTGTCTGCATAACTGTGCTGGGAAGCTCATCCACTCCAACCACCGCCTCATGGCTGCCTACGTGCAGCTCATGCCTGCCCTGGTGCAGCGCCGCATCGCAGACTACGAGGCTGCCTCGGCCGTGCCAGGTGTCGCCGCCCAACAGCCCCCAGTCTCGCCGTCTGGCAGCTAA
- the ARFIP2 gene encoding arfaptin-2 isoform X1, with product MTDGILGKAATMEIPIHGNGDTGQLPEDDGLEQDLQQVMVSGPNLNETNIVSGGYGGSGDGLIPTGSGRHPSHSTTPTGPGDEVARGIAGEKFDIVKKWGINTYKCTKQLLSERFGRGSRTVDLELELQIELLRETKRKYESVLQLGRALTAHLYSLLQTQHALGDAFADLSQKSPELQEEFGYNAETQKLLCKNGETLLGAVNFFVSSINTLVTKTMEDTLMTVKQYEAARLEYDAYRTDLEELSLGPRDAGTRGRLESAQATFQAHRDKYEKLRGDVAIKLKFLEENKIKVMHKQLLLFHNAVSAYFAGNQKQLEQTLQQFNIKLRPPGAEKPSWLEEQ from the exons ATGACGGACGGGATCCTAGGGAAGGCAGCTACCATGGAGATCCCCATCCACGGGAACGGCGACACTGGGCAGCTTCCTGAAGATGATGGGCTGGAGCAG GACCTCCAGCAGGTGATGGTGTCAGGACCCAACCTCAATGAAACCAACATTGTGTCTGGGGGCTATGGGGGCTCTGGTGATGGACTCATACCCACAG GGTCTGGCCGCCATCCGTCTCATAGTACCACTCCTACTGGCCCTGGAGATGAAGTGGCTCGGGGCATCGCTGGAGAGAAGTTTGACATTGTCAAGAAATGGGGCATCAACACATATAAG TGCACAAAGCAGCTATTATCAGAACGATTTGGCCGAGGCTCCCGGACGGTGGACCTGGAGCTAGAGCTGCAGATTGAGTTGCTGCGTGAGACAAAGCGCAAGTATGAGAGTGTCCTTCAGCTGGGCCGGGCACTGACAGCCCACCTCTACAGTCTGCTGCAGACCCAACACGCACTAGGTGACGCCTTTGCTGACCTCAGCCAGAAGTCCCCAGAACTTCAG GAGGAGTTTGGCTACAATGCAGAGACGCAGAAGCTGTTGTGCAAGAATGGGGAAACACTGCTGGGGGCTGTGAACTTCTTTGTCTCTAGCATCAACACATTGGTCACCAAGACCATGGAAGATACACTCATGACTGTCAAACAGTATGAGGCTGCCAG GCTGGAATATGATGCGTACCGAACAGACTTAGAAGAGCTGAGCCTAGGTCCCCGGGATGCGGGAACACGTGGTCGACTTGAGAGTGCCCAGGCCACTTTCCAGGCACATCGGGACAAGTATGAGAAGCTGCGGGGAGATGTGGCCATCAAACTCAAGTTCCTGGAAGAAAACAAG ATCAAGGTGATGCATAAGCAGCTGCTGCTCTTCCACAATGCTGTGTCCGCCTACTTTGCTGGGAATCAGAAACAACTGGAGCAGACCCTGCAGCAGTTCAACATCAAGCTACGGCCTCCGGGAGCCGAGAAGCCCTCCTGGCTAGAGGAGCAGTGA
- the ARFIP2 gene encoding arfaptin-2 isoform X2 — translation MTDGILGKAATMEIPIHGNGDTGQLPEDDGLEQDLQQVMVSGPNLNETNIVSGGYGGSGDGLIPTGSGRHPSHSTTPTGPGDEVARGIAGEKFDIVKKWGINTYKCTKQLLSERFGRGSRTVDLELELQIELLRETKRKYESVLQLGRALTAHLYSLLQTQHALGDAFADLSQKSPELQEEFGYNAETQKLLCKNGETLLGAVNFFVSSINTLVTKTMEDTLMTVKQYEAARLEYDAYRTDLEELSLGPRDAGTRGRLESAQATFQAHRDKYEKLRGDVAIKLKFLEENKAQAHSPLGRAAESTLT, via the exons ATGACGGACGGGATCCTAGGGAAGGCAGCTACCATGGAGATCCCCATCCACGGGAACGGCGACACTGGGCAGCTTCCTGAAGATGATGGGCTGGAGCAG GACCTCCAGCAGGTGATGGTGTCAGGACCCAACCTCAATGAAACCAACATTGTGTCTGGGGGCTATGGGGGCTCTGGTGATGGACTCATACCCACAG GGTCTGGCCGCCATCCGTCTCATAGTACCACTCCTACTGGCCCTGGAGATGAAGTGGCTCGGGGCATCGCTGGAGAGAAGTTTGACATTGTCAAGAAATGGGGCATCAACACATATAAG TGCACAAAGCAGCTATTATCAGAACGATTTGGCCGAGGCTCCCGGACGGTGGACCTGGAGCTAGAGCTGCAGATTGAGTTGCTGCGTGAGACAAAGCGCAAGTATGAGAGTGTCCTTCAGCTGGGCCGGGCACTGACAGCCCACCTCTACAGTCTGCTGCAGACCCAACACGCACTAGGTGACGCCTTTGCTGACCTCAGCCAGAAGTCCCCAGAACTTCAG GAGGAGTTTGGCTACAATGCAGAGACGCAGAAGCTGTTGTGCAAGAATGGGGAAACACTGCTGGGGGCTGTGAACTTCTTTGTCTCTAGCATCAACACATTGGTCACCAAGACCATGGAAGATACACTCATGACTGTCAAACAGTATGAGGCTGCCAG GCTGGAATATGATGCGTACCGAACAGACTTAGAAGAGCTGAGCCTAGGTCCCCGGGATGCGGGAACACGTGGTCGACTTGAGAGTGCCCAGGCCACTTTCCAGGCACATCGGGACAAGTATGAGAAGCTGCGGGGAGATGTGGCCATCAAACTCAAGTTCCTGGAAGAAAACAAG GCTCAGGCTCACAGCCCCTTGGGAAGGGCTGCTGAGTCTACCCTTACCTGA